One window of Brachybacterium ginsengisoli genomic DNA carries:
- a CDS encoding 4-(cytidine 5'-diphospho)-2-C-methyl-D-erythritol kinase, producing the protein MPPSRHRVVVRAPGKINLSLGVGAVDDRGYHALATVFQAVDLYETITATRAEGLSLEVTSEVPGDIPLDGSNLALRAAELLRTEHEVQDGAALHIHKQVPVAGGMGGGSADAAAALVALDRLWGLGLSGERLRALGGRLGADVPFAMLGHTALGRGNGADLTTVLTHGEWTWLLAVPGGHLSTPAVFRRFDEIAARGGRVPPAQPSVDDRQLQALSSGNIELLADTLHNDLQAAAFALHPGLEPVVEAAEQLGASAALVSGSGPTVAVLVEDESQARSIAAGLMRDGLVESCLVARGSAPGASVLEEE; encoded by the coding sequence ATGCCGCCGTCCCGCCACCGGGTGGTGGTGCGTGCGCCGGGGAAGATCAACCTCTCCCTGGGCGTCGGCGCGGTCGACGATCGGGGCTATCACGCTCTGGCCACGGTCTTCCAGGCCGTGGACCTCTACGAGACGATCACCGCGACCCGCGCCGAGGGCCTGAGCCTCGAGGTCACCTCGGAGGTGCCGGGCGACATCCCGCTCGACGGGTCCAACCTCGCGCTGCGTGCGGCGGAGCTGCTGCGCACCGAGCACGAGGTGCAGGACGGGGCCGCGCTCCACATCCACAAGCAGGTACCGGTCGCGGGAGGAATGGGGGGCGGATCGGCCGATGCCGCCGCCGCCCTGGTCGCCCTGGACCGCCTGTGGGGGCTCGGCCTCAGCGGCGAACGGCTGCGGGCCCTCGGGGGTCGGCTCGGCGCCGACGTCCCCTTCGCGATGCTCGGCCATACCGCGCTCGGCCGCGGCAACGGAGCGGACCTCACCACGGTGCTCACCCACGGGGAGTGGACCTGGCTGCTGGCCGTCCCCGGCGGGCATCTCTCCACCCCGGCGGTGTTCCGTCGGTTCGACGAGATCGCCGCCCGCGGAGGCAGGGTGCCACCGGCGCAGCCGTCCGTCGATGATCGCCAGCTGCAGGCGCTCAGCAGCGGGAACATCGAGCTGCTCGCCGATACGCTGCACAACGATCTCCAGGCTGCGGCCTTCGCGCTGCATCCCGGGCTGGAGCCCGTGGTCGAGGCCGCTGAGCAGCTCGGCGCATCGGCGGCGCTGGTCAGCGGGTCCGGGCCGACGGTCGCCGTGCTGGTGGAGGACGAGTCCCAGGCGCGGTCGATCGCCGCTGGGCTGATGCGCGATGGGCTGGTCGAGTCGTGCCTGGTGGCCAGGGGGTCCGCCCCTGGAGCGAGCGTGCTCGAGGAGGAGTGA
- the rsmA gene encoding 16S rRNA (adenine(1518)-N(6)/adenine(1519)-N(6))-dimethyltransferase RsmA encodes MTDADATSAGILLTARDIRELADAAGIRPSKQRGQNFVMDPNTVRTIVGRAGVEPGQAVLEVGPGLGSLTLGLLEAGADVVAVELDRGLAELLPLTLRARGVEEERFRLVHADALQVPELPALPRAGEPTALVANLPYNVATPILLTMLERFPSLRSALVMVQSEVVDRLTAGPGSRTYGGPSVKTAWYGTAVHAGRISRQIFWPVPNVDSALVELVRHEEPLGTDAERETVFAVIDAAFAQRRKTLRAALAGWAGSPPRSEQILRAAGIDPGARGETLGIEGFRAIARAEKGVD; translated from the coding sequence ATGACCGACGCCGACGCCACGAGCGCGGGGATCCTGCTGACCGCGCGTGACATCCGCGAGCTCGCCGATGCCGCCGGGATCCGTCCCTCCAAGCAGCGGGGCCAGAACTTCGTCATGGACCCCAACACGGTGCGCACCATCGTGGGGCGTGCCGGGGTGGAGCCCGGGCAGGCCGTGCTCGAGGTCGGACCCGGCCTCGGATCCCTGACCCTCGGGCTGCTCGAGGCGGGTGCCGATGTGGTGGCCGTCGAGCTGGACCGGGGTCTGGCCGAGCTGCTCCCGCTCACGCTGCGTGCCCGCGGCGTCGAGGAGGAGCGCTTCCGCCTCGTGCACGCCGACGCCCTGCAGGTGCCCGAGCTGCCTGCTCTCCCGCGCGCCGGGGAGCCGACGGCTCTGGTCGCGAACCTGCCGTACAACGTGGCCACGCCGATCCTGCTGACCATGCTCGAGCGCTTCCCCTCCCTCCGCTCCGCCCTGGTGATGGTCCAGTCCGAGGTGGTGGACCGCCTGACCGCGGGTCCGGGTTCTCGCACCTACGGGGGACCCAGCGTGAAGACCGCCTGGTACGGCACGGCTGTGCACGCGGGCCGGATCTCCCGGCAGATCTTCTGGCCGGTCCCCAACGTCGACTCGGCGCTCGTGGAGCTGGTGCGGCATGAGGAGCCGCTCGGCACCGACGCGGAGCGGGAGACGGTGTTCGCCGTCATCGACGCCGCCTTCGCCCAGCGCCGCAAGACCCTGCGCGCCGCGCTCGCCGGCTGGGCCGGCAGTCCGCCCCGGTCCGAGCAGATCCTGCGCGCGGCCGGCATCGATCCCGGTGCCCGGGGCGAGACGCTGGGCATCGAGGGCTTCCGCGCCATCGCTCGCGCGGAGAAGGGCGTCGACTGA
- a CDS encoding DUF222 domain-containing protein has product MAHDPHSERAERWEASQRSPGSAPREAGSGEAGGARDGAGAAMSGPRRSTPLRIEAGDGALRIGESDVSATRAVLAELGAHGATALDHQTPTEAIALLAQLQDLSGAIAAVQARALVRLESAVVEDCRRREETPEQARRIARSEASKAMKQSTACAGRSLSSCRRLVRSMPGMLGALAEGKVLSTSAHQVARTLGPATPEQRTLVDQVLTAHLPHLEGCGPQEWAGEAEKVLHGLDPRGAADRHRTATKDRCVTVRRGEHGMCTLTARLSGLDGARIRKGLSLAAERSRAQGDRRGHQQIMADLLADALIGRGEGIDPSTLEIGVIITDRSLLAPDHADAATIEGYGPVPYEHIRQEMLEAMSPAEEDPELAMTLRTLYTDATDGQLVAAGSAARSFPPALARFLRLAHQTCRAPYCEANIRQSDHIVPWSEGGPTALDNGNGLCAADNQKEQAGESVRVLHDENGVRRSVEWMSRYGQTARRRGINFDPIGTAAGILDRAARTGAMADGLGVEIDELGPASSAVSSATGSPRTPEQKPPSEERPRTRDRVLELVGSYSAAPVGGAEHRHRPPQRNDHVFFPHLTLVVDTPWRGPEPSRSGDDPVGGSSVRNGAA; this is encoded by the coding sequence ATGGCACACGATCCGCACAGCGAGCGCGCAGAGCGCTGGGAAGCATCCCAGCGCTCGCCCGGCTCTGCGCCGCGGGAGGCCGGATCCGGTGAAGCGGGCGGCGCCCGTGACGGTGCCGGGGCCGCGATGTCCGGCCCGCGTCGATCGACTCCTCTCCGGATCGAGGCCGGTGACGGTGCGCTCCGGATCGGGGAGTCGGATGTCTCCGCGACCCGCGCGGTGCTCGCCGAGCTCGGTGCCCATGGTGCGACGGCGCTGGATCATCAGACGCCCACCGAGGCCATCGCTCTGCTCGCCCAGCTCCAGGATCTCTCCGGGGCGATCGCCGCGGTCCAGGCCCGCGCGCTGGTCCGCTTGGAGTCCGCGGTCGTGGAGGACTGTCGGCGGCGCGAGGAGACCCCGGAGCAGGCACGGAGGATCGCTCGTTCCGAGGCCTCGAAGGCGATGAAGCAGTCGACCGCCTGCGCCGGGCGCTCCCTGTCCTCGTGCCGTCGACTGGTCCGATCCATGCCCGGGATGCTCGGCGCTCTCGCTGAGGGCAAGGTCTTGTCCACTTCAGCGCATCAGGTGGCCCGCACGCTCGGACCGGCGACTCCCGAGCAGCGCACCCTGGTGGATCAGGTCCTCACCGCCCACCTCCCGCACCTCGAGGGCTGCGGTCCGCAGGAGTGGGCCGGGGAGGCGGAGAAGGTGCTGCACGGCCTGGATCCGCGGGGCGCCGCCGATCGTCACCGCACGGCGACGAAGGACCGCTGCGTCACCGTGCGCCGCGGCGAGCACGGGATGTGCACGCTCACCGCGCGTCTGAGCGGGCTCGACGGCGCGCGGATCCGCAAAGGGCTCTCCCTCGCCGCGGAGCGATCTCGTGCGCAGGGAGACCGTCGCGGCCACCAGCAGATCATGGCGGATCTCCTCGCCGATGCGCTCATCGGCCGAGGCGAGGGGATCGACCCCTCCACGCTCGAGATCGGCGTGATCATCACCGACCGTTCGCTGCTCGCCCCGGATCACGCCGATGCCGCCACCATCGAGGGCTACGGCCCGGTGCCCTACGAGCACATCCGTCAGGAGATGCTCGAGGCGATGTCTCCCGCTGAGGAGGATCCGGAGCTCGCGATGACGCTTCGCACCCTCTACACCGATGCGACCGACGGTCAGCTCGTCGCCGCGGGTTCCGCAGCGCGCAGCTTCCCTCCGGCGCTCGCCCGCTTCCTCCGGCTCGCCCACCAGACCTGCCGGGCACCGTACTGCGAGGCGAACATCCGCCAGAGCGATCACATCGTGCCCTGGTCCGAAGGTGGTCCCACCGCTCTCGACAACGGCAACGGCCTGTGCGCCGCGGACAACCAGAAGGAGCAGGCGGGCGAGAGCGTCCGGGTCCTCCACGATGAGAACGGGGTTCGCCGCTCCGTCGAGTGGATGAGCCGCTACGGGCAGACCGCGCGCCGCCGCGGCATCAACTTCGACCCGATCGGCACGGCGGCCGGGATCCTGGATCGTGCGGCGAGGACCGGGGCCATGGCCGACGGACTCGGCGTCGAGATCGATGAACTCGGGCCGGCATCCTCCGCGGTGTCCTCGGCGACCGGTTCGCCCCGGACCCCGGAACAGAAACCCCCATCCGAGGAACGGCCTCGCACCAGAGATCGGGTTCTCGAGCTCGTCGGCTCGTACTCCGCCGCGCCCGTCGGCGGGGCGGAGCATCGACACCGCCCGCCGCAGCGGAACGACCACGTCTTCTTCCCCCACCTCACCCTGGTCGTCGACACTCCCTGGCGCGGACCGGAGCCCAGCCGGAGCGGCGACGACCCCGTCGGCGGATCCTCAGTTCGGAACGGCGCCGCCTGA